One genomic region from Yamadazyma tenuis chromosome 4, complete sequence encodes:
- the NOG2 gene encoding GTPase required for pre-60S ribosomal subunit nuclear export and maturation (EggNog:ENOG503NUVV; COG:S), whose product MGTGKKEKQRRIRQGDTKDGNIRVKGENFYRDTKRVKFLNMYKGGHAVRNAKGEIVQSAALQSTDAPTARVDPNRKWFVNTRVIAQDALTHFRNAMADKKDNAYQVLLRRNKLPMSLLDEKDTTESPISKIIETESYGSAFGPKQQRKKPRNLQVSSLEELAQATEKDSAEFQEKLELNSTLGLMGGSLMDQDGITQEAKEAIFSKGQSKRIWNELYKVIDSSDVVIHVLDARDPLGTRCESVEKYMKDECPHKHLIYVLNKCDLVPTWIAAAWVKHLSKTYPTLAFHASITNSFGKGSLIQLLRQFSTLHADRKQISVGFIGYPNTGKSSIINTLRRKKVCQVAPIPGETKVWQYITLMKKIFLIDCPGIVPPSSKDSSSDILFRGVVRVEHVSNPEQYIPDLLNKCERKHLERTYEIKGWKKFEEDASLLEEASAEFIELIARKHGKLLKGGEPDEHGVAKQVLNDFNRGKIPWFTAPPQDEEIREGEDKRAGIKRKRAEREEKALQQDMDEYKKQKPNNDSDDDDQVEGKEEQDWEGIKD is encoded by the exons ATGGGAACTGGTaagaaagaaaaacaaagaagaataagGCAAGGGGACACCAAGGATGGTAATATCCGTGTCAAGGGTGAGAACTTCTACCGTGATACCAAAAgagtcaagttcttgaacatgTACAAAGGAGGACATGCTGTCCGTAACGCCAAAGGTGAGATTGTGCAATCTGCTGCTTTACAATCTACCGATGCCCCTACTGCCAGAGTCGACCCCAACAGAAAGTGGTTCGTAAATACCAGAGTCATTGCTCAAGATGCTTTAACTCATTTCAGAAATGCCATGGCTGACAAAAAAGACAATGCCTATCAAGTTTTATTGAGACGTAATAAGTTGCCCATGTCTTTATTGGACGAAAAAGATACCACAGAATCACCAATCCTGAAAATCATAGAAACGGAGTCGTATGGTCTGGCTTTTGGTCCCAAGCAACAGCGTAAAAAACCTAGAAACTTACAAGTATCGAGTTTGGAAGAACTTGCTCAGGCTACCGAGAAGGACTCTGCAGAATTCCAAGAAAAGCTCGAATTGAACTCGACTTTGGGATTGATGGGAGGATCCTTGATGGATCAAGATGGTATTACACAAGAAGCCAAGGAGGCTATTTTCAGTAAAGGTCAATCCAAGAGAATTTGGAACGAATTGTACAAGGTTATCGATTCATCTGATGTGGTGATCCATGTTTTAGATGCAAGGGATCCTTTAGGAACAAGGTGTGAATCTGTTGAAAAGTATATGAAAGATGAATGTCCTCATAAGCATTTGATCTatgtgttgaacaagtgtGACTTGGTTCCAACGTGGATTGCT GCTGCGTGGGTTAAACATTTATCCAAAACCTATCCAACTTTAGCATTTCATGCTTCCATTACCAACTCGTTTGGTAAGGGGTCTTTGATCCAATTATTACGTCAATTTTCCACTTTGCATGCAGACCGTAAGCAGATTTCAGTTGGTTTCATCGGATACCCTAATACTGGAAAGTCTTCAATCATCAACACTTTGCGTCGTAAGAAGGTTTGTCAAGTGGCTCCTATTCCTGGTGAAACCAAGGTGTGGCAGTATATCacattgatgaagaaaatctTTTTAATTGATTGTCCTGGTATTGtaccaccttcttcaaaagattcTTCGTCTGATATCTTGTTCAGAGGTGTTGTGAGAGTTGAACATGTTTCCAATCCAGAGCAATATATTCCTGACTTGTTAAACAAGTGTGAAAGAAAGCATTTAGAAAGAACCTATGAAATAAAGGGCtggaagaagtttgaggaAGACGCTTCtttattggaagaagcCAGTGCTGAGTTTATTGAGTTGATTGCTAGAAAGCATGGTAAGTTATTAAAGGGTGGTGAACCTGACGAACATGGAGTTGCCAAACAAGTtttgaatgatttcaacaGAGGGAAGATTCCTTGGTTTACTGCCCCACCTCAAGACGAAGAAATTagagaaggtgaagataAGAGAGCCGGAatcaagagaaagagagctgaaagagaagagaagGCTCTTCAGCAAGATATGGATGAatacaagaaacaaaaaccCAATAATGATagtgatgacgatgacCAAGTGGAAGGTAAGGAAGAGCAAGACTGGGAAGGAATCAAAGATTAA
- the ubc1 gene encoding Ubiquitin-conjugating enzyme E2 1 (EggNog:ENOG503NXRY; COG:O), with product MSRVKRIAKELEECKQDSHSGVSLKLNNETDLTHLTGVFKGPPGTPYEGGNFQVDINVPSEYPFKPPQMKFITKIYHPNISSVTGAICLDILKDAWSPILTLKSSLISLQSLLQSPEPDDPQDAEVAKHYLSDKKGFNDTAAYWTKIYASDVDAGQAELSDSALYGIDNDIVVQFENMGFPRDKTIEVLRRMGIKNLNSVSNKSETENKILEELLKECQ from the coding sequence ATGTCCAGAGTGAAAAGAATCGCCAAAGAGCTAGAAGAATGCAAGCAAGATTCCCATTCAGGTGTGAGCTTGAAGCTCAACAATGAGACCGATTTGACCCACTTAACGGGAGTTTTTAAAGGACCTCCAGGTACTCCTTATGAGGGTGGTAACTTCCAAGTGGATATAAATGTCCCCAGTGAATATCCTTTCAAACCTCCACAAATGAAgttcatcaccaagatctACCACCCCAATATATCATCTGTAACCGGTGCCATTTGCTTGGACATCTTGAAAGATGCCTGGTCTCCAATCTTGACGTTGAAATcgtctttgatttctttgcaGTCATTGTTACAGTCGCCGGAGCCCGATGACCCTCAAGATGCCGAGGTTGCCAAGCACTACTTGAGTGACAAGAAGGGATTCAATGATACGGCAGCATATTGGACTAAGATTTACGCCAGTGATGTGGATGCGGGTCAAGCAGAATTGAGTGATTCGGCCCTTTATGGAATTGACAACGACATCGTTGTTCAATTCGAGAACATGGGGTTCCCCAGAGACAAGACCATTGAGGTGCTTCGGAGAATGGggatcaagaacttgaataGTGTTAGTAACAAGAGTGAAACAGagaacaagatcttggaggagcttttgaaagaaTGTCAGTAA
- the mug89 gene encoding Cell division control protein (EggNog:ENOG503NVEE; COG:D,K,T), with protein sequence MNFLRKRRGDYNSDSDNDDINANKSKIHKSRKPPNTAFRQQRLKAWQPIMTPKSVIPFLFVLACIFGPLGIGIIYTVANIEYLSIDYTHCASKASSSFKAVPSSYVGHHFRSKNTSPEFKWRTDSAKDSFGDEISTCYIQFNLPKDLKPPIYAYYHLTNFHQNHRKYVESYDLEQLKGIAVSAHDVDDNCSPLDFEGSGDDKKIIYPCGLIPNSYFNDSISNLTLLNTKSTQDNETYVLSQTGISWSSDVKHKYKKTKYDPSDIVPPPNWYKMYPKGYTKSNIPDLQSWELLQNWMRTAGLSSFYKLYGVNKTETLSSGTYETQIVLNYPVSIFHGTKSLVITTNSIFGGRNYALGVVYLVVAVLSLALAIAFLIQTIIKPRKVGEHDFLQGSTREPTNFREQL encoded by the coding sequence ATGAATTTCTTAAGGAAAAGAAGGGGCGATTATAACTCTGATAGCgacaatgatgatatcaatgccaacaagtccaagatcCATAAATCTAGGAAACCGCCAAATACTGCTTTCCGCCAGCAAAGATTGAAGGCCTGGCAACCTATAATGACGCCAAAATCTGTGATACCCTTTTTGTTTGTGCTAGCATGTATTTTTGGTCCATTGGGAATTGGAATCATATATACCGTTGCAAACATTGAGTATTTGTCTATTGACTATACCCATTGTGCCTCGAAAGCCAGTAGTTCGTTCAAAGCAGTTCCTTCTAGTTACGTGGGACATCATTTTCGCTCCAAAAACACGAGTCCGGAGTTCAAGTGGAGAACTGACTCAGCAAAAGATAGCTTTGGAGATGAGATCAGTACGTGCTATATTCAGTTTAATCTTCCCAAGGATTTGAAGCCTCCAATTTATGCATATTACCACTTGACCAATTTTCACCAGAACCACCGGAAGTATGTCGAGAGTTATGATTTGGAGCAGTTAAAAGGAATAGCCGTGTCAGCACATGATGTGGATGATAACTGTTCTCCTTTGGACTTTGAAGGGTCCGGAGACGACAAGAAAATCATCTATCCATGTGGGTTGATTCCAAATTCGTACTTCAATGATtcgatttcaaacttgaccttgttgaatacCAAATCCACCCAAGACAACGAAACATACGTGTTGTCTCAAACCGGAATCTCCTGGTCTTCTGATGTTAAGCATAAGTATAAGAAAACTAAGTACGATCCAAGTGATATTGTTCCTCCGCCAAACTGGTACAAAATGTATCCGAAAGGGTacaccaaatccaacatcCCTGACCTTCAGCTGTGGGAGCTCTTACAGAACTGGATGAGAACAGCAGGATTGTCTTCTTTTTACAAGCTTTATGGAGTCAACAAAACTGAGACATTATCATCAGGAACTTACGAGACCCAAATTGTTCTCAACTATCCGGTATCGATTTTCCACGGAACCAAGTCGTTGGTGATAACTACGAATTCGATCTTTGGAGGCCGCAATTATGCTTTGGGAGTGGTttacttggtggtggcagtCTTGTCTCTCGCGTTGGCAATTGCATTTCTTATCCAAACAATTATAAAGCCCAGAAAAGTAGGGGAACATGACTTCCTCCAAGGCTCCACGAGGGAGCCCACCAACTTCAGAGAACAGTTGTAA
- the POP2 gene encoding CCR4-NOT core DEDD RNase subunit (EggNog:ENOG503NXJE; COG:A; BUSCO:EOG09262K67), whose translation MNVPHIQYLQQHQMPQQGVNNNSQSPQVSQIQLQQQQHLQQRQQILNQHLQQQQQQQQQQQQQSHGQGPNVNTPNAINPLLAIINGGNNNNVSSNNNQGVNMQQMQQMQQLHQLQQQPQQQPQAPYQQQQQFQNQIHPIQQLQQLQAHAPIPQPTHQVPIIREVWSNNLEHEFHALRAFANDKVNSVYISIHQEIPGIVSRPVGSFKSQADYHFQTLRSNADLLNLIQLSLCVVKVNKNNEFSNSIIWQFNFLYDISKEMFNEEHLSMLAQNSQINFQLAMTEGIHHFNFAELMLESGLLLDKTIHWVSFHGGYDLGYFVSLLKNDALPINEEDFHWYCNKYFPNFIDLKLIGSQLLNKSSTPDGKASKPSIEYLAEELHLLPISPVVRQFFSSTSNNQSNQQLTSTLHAYLIMECFKELLRQSGFDFILFSKFSGLIWGLNMGENGPSVGNGSGPSTPGTTVKSGVVHFGRPF comes from the coding sequence ATGAACGTTCCTCACATCCAGTACTTGCAACAGCATCAGATGCCTCAGCAAGGAGTGAATAATAATTCACAATCACCTCAGGTTTCACAGATCCAGttacaacaacaacaacattTGCAACAACGTCAACAGATATTGAACCAGCAtttacaacaacaacaacaacagcagcaacagcaacagcaacagtCTCATGGCCAAGGGCCAAATGTTAATACTCCCAATGCCATTAACCCATTGTTGGCCATAATTAACGGAggaaacaacaacaatgtctcgtccaacaacaaccaaGGTGTTAACATGCAACAGATGCAACAGATGCAACAATTGCACCAGttacaacaacaacctcaacaacagcCTCAAGCTCCTTAccaacagcagcaacagtTCCAAAACCAAATTCACCCTATTCAGCAGTTGCAGCAGCTCCAAGCCCATGCTCCAATCCCACAGCCTACTCACCAAGTACCCATTATTCGTGAAGTTTGGAGTAATAACTTGGAACATGAATTTCATGCTTTAAGGGCGTTTGCTAACGACAAGGTCAACTCTGTGTATATCTCCATACACCAAGAAATCCCTGGGATAGTTTCGAGGCCCGTGGGATCCTTTAAATCCCAAGCGGAttatcattttcaaacGTTAAGATCAAATGCTGActtattgaatttgattCAGTTATCATTATGCGTGGTAAAGGTTAACAAAAACAATGAATTCAGTAACTCCATCATTTGGcagttcaacttcttatACGACATATCGAAAGAAATGTTCAACGAAGAACACTTGTCAATGTTGGCGCAGAATTCTCAAATAAACTTCCAATTGGCAATGACCGAAGGTATTCACCATTTCAATTTTGCCGAATTGATGCTTGAGAGTGGGTTACTTTTAGACAAAACCATCCACTGGGTGAGCTTCCATGGTGGTTATGACCTTGGATACTTTGTTAGCTTATTGAAGAACGACGCTTTACCAatcaatgaagaagatttcCACTGGTACTGCAACAAATACTTTCCTAACTTCATagacttgaagttaatTGGAAgccagttgttgaacaagtcttCTACACCTGATGGTAAAGCATCTAAACCTTCCATTGAATACTTGGCAGAAGAGTTACATTTATTACCTATATCTCCGGTAGTACGCCAATTTTTCTCCAGCACCTCAAACAACCAAAGTAACCAACAATTGACCTCGACATTACATGCCTATTTGATCATGGAATGCTTTAAAGAGTTGTTGAGACAATCTGGATTCGACTTCATCTTATTCTCCAAGTTTTCAGGGTTGATCTGGGGATTGAATATGGGTGAGAATGGCCCTAGTGTTGGAAATGGTTCAGGACCATCTACTCCAGGGACAACAGTTAAGTCTGGAGTGGTTCACTTTGGAAGACCCTTCTAA
- a CDS encoding uncharacterized protein (COG:T; EggNog:ENOG503NXYT), translating to MTSSSDVGGSDTKGEAGQTDAKPSAVKLGLDRANSIGWFFIESYYEMYNKNPENLYKLYNSEASISHGDIPGVSQAVRQATGTESIKSLYKDLQAAQIKNKIIVINADIQISLRNSILIVVNGEWSKNSSPYYQFNQTFILSCGINESNYEVANDILRFIDYDFKHDKIVEKEKQTEIAVVEELAEEEPTQNGVTVDDVDEPAEEPEEVAEEQVEESEAAKSDVSEKEQPEPELEAVEFDKEKTEEPAPASGPLSWAALAATAKDKSPKPASVPKTAAKKPTGVATAPTPVPSPSALPNGKYKKEDWFPIYVRGCEDIKEDDLKDHLKMNFGEIKFFKQNSNIALIDFLNVDGQRKALGAKKTVVNGITIFLEVRESKNGRKDPKAKEKPHDAKRKNDKKQVPKKK from the coding sequence ATGACGAGTAGTTCGGACGTTGGAGGAAGTGACACCAAAGGAGAAGCCGGTCAGACTGATGCCAAACCATCGGCCGTGAAGTTGGGACTCGACCGTGCTAATTCCATTGGATGGTTCTTTATTGAATCCTACTATGAGATGTACAACAAGAACCCGGAAAACTTATATAAATTGTACAACTCCGAAGCGTCGATAAGCCACGGCGACATCCCCGGTGTTTCCCAAGCCGTTCGTCAGGCCACCGGCACCGAGTCCATCAAATCGTTGTACAAGGATTTGCAGGCTGctcaaatcaaaaacaagatCATTGTTATCAATGCTGATATTCAAATCAGTTTGAGAAACAGTATATTGATTGTGGTCAATGGAGAATGGTCCAAGAACTCCTCGCCTTACTACCAATTCAACCAAACGTTTATTTTATCTTGCGGTATCAACGAGTCCAACTACGAGGTTGCCAACGACATCTTGAGGTTCATCGACTACGACTTCAAACACGACAAAATCGTCGAGAAAGAGAAGCAGACTGAGATTGCAGTTGTAGAGGAACTcgctgaagaagaacccacTCAAAATGGAGTTACTGTCGATGACGTGGACGAACCTGCCGAAGAACCTGAGGAAGTGGCTGAGGAGCAGGTTGAAGAAAGCGAAGCAGCAAAGTCAGATGTTTCTGAAAAGGAACAACCTGAACCCGAATTGGAAGCTGTTGAGTTCGATAAGGAAAAGACCGAAGAACCGGCTCCTGCTTCTGGCCCTCTTTCCTGGGCTGCTTTGGCTGCAACTGCGAAAGATAAATCTCCTAAACCCGCTTCTGTCCCCAAAACCGCTGCCAAGAAGCCCACCGGTGTTGCTACCGCTCCTACTCCCGTACCATCGCCTTCGGCCTTGCCCAACGGCAAGTACAAAAAGGAAGATTGGTTTCCCATCTACGTCCGTGGCTGCGAAGATATCAAGGAAGACGACTTGAAAGACCACTTGAAAATGAACTTCGGAGAAATaaagtttttcaaacagAACTCCAACATTGCATTAATTGACTTTCTTAACGTCGATGGCCAAAGAAAGGCTTTGGGGGCCAAGAAAACCGTTGTCAATGGTATCACCATTTTTTTGGAGGTGAGAGAATCCAAGAACGGTAGAAAAGATCCTaaagccaaagaaaaaccCCACGACGCCAAACGTAAGAATGACAAAAAACAGGTCCCAAAGAAAAAGTGA